In Apium graveolens cultivar Ventura chromosome 10, ASM990537v1, whole genome shotgun sequence, the following are encoded in one genomic region:
- the LOC141689367 gene encoding clathrin heavy chain 1 isoform X2, whose product MAAANAPITMKEALTLPSIGINAQFITFTNVTMESEKYICVRETAPQNSVVIIDMSMPSQPLRRPITADSALMNPNSRILALKASLPGTTQDHLQIFNIELKAKIKSYQMPEQVVFWKWITPKLLGLVTQASVYHWSIEGESEPVKMFDRTANLANNQIINYRCDPSEKWLVLIGIAPGSPDRPQLVKGNMQLFSVDQQRSQALEAHAASFASFKVQGNENPSILISFATKSSNAGQVTSKLHVIELGAQPGKAAFTKKQADLFFPPDFNDDFPVAMQISHKYSLIYVITKLGLLFVYDLETATAVYRNRISPDPIFLTSEASSAGGFYAINRRGQVLLATVNESTIVPFVSGQLNNLELAVNLAKRGNLPGAENLVVQRFQELFAQTKYKEAAELAADSPQGILRTPDTVAKFQSVPVQAGQTPPLLQYFGTLLTKGKLNAFESLELSRLVVNQNKKNLLENWLAEDKLECSEELGDLVKTVDNDLALKIYIKARATPKVVAAFAERREFDKILIYSKQVGYTPDYLFLLQTILRSDPQGAVNFALMMSQMEGGCPVDYNTITDLFLQRNLIREATAFLLDVLKPNLPEHAFLQTKVLEINLVTFPNVADAILANGMFSHYDRPRIAQLCEKAGLYVRALQHYAELPDIKRVIVNTHAIEPQSLVEFFGTLSKEWALECMKDLLLVNLRGNLQIIVQVAKEYSEQLGVDACIKLFEQFKSYEGLYFFLGSYLSSSEDPDIHFKYIEAAAKTGQIKEVERVTRESNFYDAEKTKNFLMEAKLPDARPLINVCDRFGFVPDLTHYLYTNNMLRYIEGYVQKVNPGNAPLVVGQLLDDECPEDFIKGLILSVRSLLPVEPLVDECEKRNRLRLLTQFLEHLVSEGSQDVHVHNALGKIIIDSNNNPEHFLTTNPYYDSRVVGKYCEKRDPTLAVVAYRRGQCDDELINVTNKNSLFKLQARYVVERMDGDLWDKVLNPENEYRRQLIDQVVSTALPESKSPEQVSAAVKAFMTADLPHELIELLEKIVLQNSAFSGNFNLQNLLILTAIKADPSRVMDYVNRLDNFDGPAVGEVAVEAQLYEEAFAIFKKFNLNVQAVNVLLDNIQNIARAVEFAFRVEEDAVWSQVGKAQLRDGLVSDAIESFIRADDATQFLEVIHAAEDGDVYHDLVRYLLMVRQKTKEPKVDSELIYSYAKIDRLGDIEEFILMPNVANLHNVGDRLYDEALYEAAKIIYAFISNWAKLAVTLVKLKQFQGAVDAARKANSSKTWKEVCFACVDAEEFRLAQICGLNIIVQVDDLEEVSEYYQNRGCFNELISLMESGLGLERAHMGIFTELGVLYARYRHEKLMEHIKLFSTRLNIPKLIRACDEQQHWKELVYLYIQYDEFDNAASTVMNHSPDAWDHMQFKDIAVKVANVELYYKAVHFYLQEHPDLINDMLNVLALRVDHTRVVDIMRKAGYLHLVKPYMVAVQSNDISAVNEALNEIYVEEEDYDRLRESIDLHDNFDQIGLAQKIEKHELLEMRRVAAYIYKKAGRWKQSIALSKKDNLYKDAMETASQSGDRELAEDLLVYFIEQGKKECFASCLFVCYDLIRADVALELAWMNNMIDFAFPYLLQFIREYTGKVDELIKDKIEAAKEMKAKESEEKDVIKQQNMYAQLLPLALPAPPGMGGAGMSGYGQPPPQGMGGMGMPPMPPFGMPPMGGY is encoded by the exons ATGGCGGCCGCGAACGCTCCGATCACTATGAAAGAGGCGCTTACG TTGCCTAGTATTGGGATCAATGCACAATTCATCACCTTTACGAATGTTACAATGGAATCGGAGAAGTATATATGTGTTCGGGAGACTGCACCACAGAACAGTGTAGTAATTATTGATATGAGCATGCCGTCGCAGCCTTTGAGGAGGCCTATTACTGCTGATTCGGCTCTCATGAATCCGAATTCGAGAATTCTTGCTTTGAAAG CTTCACTTCCTGGAACTACTCAGGACCACTTACAAATATTTAACATTGAGCTGAAGGCAAAAATTAAGTCATACCAGATGCCGGAGCAG GTGGTGTTTTGGAAGTGGATCACACCGAAATTGTTGGGTTTGGTCACTCAAGCCTCTGTGTATCATTGGTCTATTGAAG GCGAGTCCGAACCTGTTAAAATGTTTGATAGAACAGCTAATTTGGCAAACAATCAGATTATAAATTATAGATGCGATCCGTCAGAGAAATGGCTGGTTCTGATTGGAATTGCTCCCGGTTCACCTGAT AGGCCCCAATTGGTGAAGGGCAACATGCAACTTTTTTCTGTGGATCAGCAGCGCAGTCAGGCTCTTGAAGCACATGCAGCCTCATTTGCCTCATTTAAG GTTCAAGGGAATGAGAATCCATCAATTCTTATTTCTTTTGCAACAAAAAGCTCAAATGCTGGACAAGTTACATCAAAATTGCATGTTATCGAGCTCGGTGCCCAGCCAG GGAAAGCAGCTTTTACAAAGAAACAAGCAGATCTGTTCTTTCCTCCTGATTTTAATGACGATTTTCCAGTTGCCATGCAG ATATCCCATAAATACAGTTTGATTTATGTGATTACCAAGCTAGGACTTCTATTTGTTTATGATCTTGAAACAGCAACTGCAGTCTACAGAAATAGGATTAGCCCAGATCCGATTTTCTTAACATCAGAAGCTTCATCTGCTGGGGGTTTCTATGCCATTAATAGAAGAGGTCAAGTGTTACTTGCTACTGTAAATGAATCTACTATTGTGCCTTTTGTCAGTGGCCAA TTGAATAACCTTGAACTTGCTGTCAATCTTGCTAAAAGAGGAAACCTACCCGGTGCAGAGAATTTG GTGGTTCAGCGGTTCCAAGAGCTATTTGCTCAAACAAAGTACAAGGAGGCTGCTGAACTAGCTGCAGATTCTCCTCAAGGAATCCTCCGTACCCCCGACACAGTTGCCAAATTTCAG AGCGTTCCTGTCCAAGCTGGACAGACTCCGCCTCTCCTACAGTACTTTGGAACACTACTGACAAAGGGAAAGCTAAATGCATTCGAGTCTCTAGAACTTTCTCGGCTTGTTGTGAATCAAAATAAGAAGAATCTTTTGGAGAACTGGTTGGCTGAGGACAAACTGGAATGTAGCGAGGAACTTGGGGACCTCGTTAag ACTGTTGATAATGATCTTGCCTTGAAAATTTATATCAAAGCAAGAGCAACTCCAAAAGTCGTGGCTGCTTTTGCTGAAAGAAGAGAGTTTGACAAAATTCTTATCTACTCCAAACAG GTCGGCTATACACCTGATTATCTGTTCCTCCTGCAAACAATCCTTAGATCAGATCCCCAG GGAGCTGTAAATTTTGCACTCATGATGTCGCAAATGGAGGGAGGTTGTCCAGTTGACTACAACACCATAACTGATCTTTTTCTTCAG AGGAACCTGATCCGTGAGGCAACAGCATTTTTGTTGGACGTTTTGAAGCCAAATTTGCCAGAACACGCTTTCTTACAAACTAAG GTTTTGGAAATAAACCTTGTTACCTTTCCAAATGTTGCTGATGCTATTTTAGCAAATGGCATGTTTAGCCATTATGATCGTCCTCGGATTGCCCAACTTTGTGAAAAAGCCGGTCTTTATGTTCGAGCTCTTCAG CACTACGCAGAGTTGCCTGATATTAAACGTGTTATCGTGAATACTCATGCAATTGAGCCACAG TCCCTTGTGGAATTCTTTGGCACCCTATCCAAAGAATGGGCTTTGGAATGCATGAAGGACCTTTTACTTGTCAATCTGAGAGGCAACCTTCAGATTATTGTCCAG GTTGCCAAAGAATATTCCGAGCAGTTGGGCGTGGATGCTTGTATAAAACTCTTTGAGCAATTTAAGTCATATGAGGGGCTGTACTTCTTCCTTGGGTCTTATCTGAGCTCTAG TGAGGATCCTGATATTCACTTCAAGTACATTGAGGCAGCTGCTAAGACTGGACAAATCAAGGAAGTTGAGCGTGTGACAAGAGAATCAAATTTCTATGATGCTGAAAAAACAAAGAACTTTTTAATGGAAGCCAAACTTCCAGATGCACGCCCACTGATTAATGTTTGTGACCGCTTCGGTTTCGTTCCAGATCTTACACACTACCTATATACAAACAATATGCTTCGCTATATTGAAGGTTATGTGCAGAAG GTCAATCCTGGAAATGCTCCTTTGGTTGTCGGGCAACTGCTAGATGATGAGTGTCCTGAAGATTTCATTAAAGGTCTGATCCTATCGGTACGATCTCTTCTTCCAGTTGAACCCCTGGTGGATGAGTGTGAGAAAAG GAATCGGCTTCGGTTACTTACCCAGTTTTTGGAGCATCTTGTGAGTGAAGGAAGTCAGGATGTACATGTTCATAATGCTCTTGGTAAGATCATCATAGATAGCAACAACAATCCAGAACACTTTCTCACTACCAACCCGTATTATGATTCCCGTGTGGTTGGAAAATACTGTGAGAAGCGAGATCCAACACTTGCTGTGGTCGCATATCGGAGAGGGCAATGTGATGATGAATTGATTAATGTTACGAACAAGAATTCTTTGTTCAAATTGCAGGCCAG GTATGTTGTTGAAAGGATGGATGGAGATCTCTGGGACAAGGTTCTTAATCCCGAAAATGAATATAGAAGACAGCTCATTGATCAAGTCGTTTCTACTGCTCTTCCCGAAAGCAAGAGCCCTGAGCAAGTTTCTGCCGCTGTTAAAGCTTTCATGACTGCTGATCTTCCTCATGAGTTAATTGAGCTCTTGGAAAAGATAGTGCTTCAGAACTCTGCATTTAGTGGGAACTTTAACCTGCAGAACTTGCTTATCTTAACTGCCATTAAGGCCGATCCGTCTAGAGTAATGGACTACGTTAATAGGCTGGATAATTTCGACGGACCTGCTGTTGGGGAGGTGGCAGTGGAAGCACAGTTGTATGAAGAAGCTTTTGCAATTTTCAAGAAGTTTAACTTGAATGTCCAAGCTGTTAATGTTCTACTGGATAATATTCAAAATATTGCACGGGCTGTAGAGTTTGCTTTTCGAGTTGAAGAAGATGCAGTTTGGAGCCAGGTGGGTAAAGCTCAACTGAGGGATGGTTTGGTAAGCGATGCGATTGAGTCATTTATTCGTGCTGATGATGCAACTCAATTTCTGGAAGTTATTCATGCTGCTGAGGATGGTGATGTTTATCACGACTTGGTAAGATACCTTCTGATGGTTAGGCAGAAGACAAAAGAGCCCAAGGTGGACAGTGAACTTATCTATTCCTATGCAAAGATTGATAGACTTGGTGACATTGAAGAGTTCATTCTCATGCCAAATGTTGCTAATCTGCATAATGTCGGGGACCGGTTGTATGATGAAGCCTTGTATGAGGCAGCGAAGATAATCTATGCATTTATTTCTAACTGGGCCAAGTTGGCTGTCACCCTTGTTAAACTAAAACAATTCCAAGGTGCTGTTGATGCCGCTCGAAAAGCAAATAGCTCAAAAACATGGAAAGAAGTTTGTTTTGCTTGTGTTGATGCAGAAGAGTTCCGTTTGGCTCAGATTTGTGGTCTCAATATTATTGTCCAG GTTGATGACTTAGAAGAGGTCAGCGAGTACTATCAGAACAGAGGATGCTTTAATGAACTGATCTCTCTTATGGAGAGTGGTTTAGGGTTGGAACGTGCTCATATGGGAATCTTCACTGAGTTGGGGGTCCTCTATGCTAGATATCGCCACGAGAAGCTTATGGAGCATATTAAACTATTTTCTACCCGTCTCAACATCCCCAAGCTTATTCGAGCTTGTGATGAACAACAACATTGGAAGGAGCTTGTGTACTTGTATATTCAGTATGATGAATTTGACAATGCTGCTTCGACTGTTATGAATCATTCCCCAGATGCTTGGGATCACATGCAATTCAAAGATATTGCAGTTAAAGTGGCAAACGTAGAGCTTTATTACAAGGCTGTCCACTTTTACTTACAAGAGCATCCTGATCTTATCAATGATATGCTCAATGTTCTAGCACTACGTGTTGACCATACACGTGTGGTTGATATTATGCGGAAG GCGGGTTATCTGCATCTTGTGAAGCCCTACATGGTTGCAGTTCAGAGCAATGATATATCTGCAGTCAATGAGGCTCTAAATGAAATTTATGTAGAGGAGGAAGACTATGACAGGTTGCGTGAGTCGATTGACTTGCATGATAACTTTGATCAGATCGGCCTTGCACAGAAG ATTGAGAAGCATGAACTTCTTGAGATGAGAAGAGTAGCTGCTTATATTTACAAAAAAGCTGGCAGATGGAAGCAGTCTATTGCGCTTTCTAAGAAAGACAATCTTTACAAAGATGCAATGGAGACTGCTTCACAATCTGGAGATCGTGAACTGGCTGAGGACTTGCTTGTATATTTCATTGAGCAG GGAAAGAAGGAATGCTTTGCATCATGCCTCTTCGTTTGTTATGATTTGATTCGTGCTGATGTTGCTCTTGAACTCGCTTGGATGAATAACATGATTGACTTTGCATTCCCGTACCTGTTGCAG TTTATACGTGAGTACACAGGCAAAGTTGATGAATTAATTAAGGACAAAATAGAGGCAGCTAAAGAAATGAAGGCTAAGGAAAGTGAAGAGAAGGATGTGATTAAGCAACAG AATATGTATGCCCAGTTGTTGCCTCTTGCTTTGCCGGCACCACCGGGTATGGGAGGAGCTGGAATGTCAGGATATGGCCAGCCACCACCACAAGGTATGGGAGGAATGGGGATGCCTCCAATGCCCCCATTTGGCATGCCACCAATGGGAGGATATTGA
- the LOC141689367 gene encoding clathrin heavy chain 1 isoform X1, which translates to MAAANAPITMKEALTLPSIGINAQFITFTNVTMESEKYICVRETAPQNSVVIIDMSMPSQPLRRPITADSALMNPNSRILALKASLPGTTQDHLQIFNIELKAKIKSYQMPEQVVFWKWITPKLLGLVTQASVYHWSIEGESEPVKMFDRTANLANNQIINYRCDPSEKWLVLIGIAPGSPDRPQLVKGNMQLFSVDQQRSQALEAHAASFASFKVQGNENPSILISFATKSSNAGQVTSKLHVIELGAQPGKAAFTKKQADLFFPPDFNDDFPVAMQISHKYSLIYVITKLGLLFVYDLETATAVYRNRISPDPIFLTSEASSAGGFYAINRRGQVLLATVNESTIVPFVSGQLNNLELAVNLAKRGNLPGAENLVVQRFQELFAQTKYKEAAELAADSPQGILRTPDTVAKFQSVPVQAGQTPPLLQYFGTLLTKGKLNAFESLELSRLVVNQNKKNLLENWLAEDKLECSEELGDLVKTVDNDLALKIYIKARATPKVVAAFAERREFDKILIYSKQVGYTPDYLFLLQTILRSDPQGAVNFALMMSQMEGGCPVDYNTITDLFLQRNLIREATAFLLDVLKPNLPEHAFLQTKVLEINLVTFPNVADAILANGMFSHYDRPRIAQLCEKAGLYVRALQHYAELPDIKRVIVNTHAIEPQVCLYFLFLCLLVSQNILVLTIHFFSQSLVEFFGTLSKEWALECMKDLLLVNLRGNLQIIVQVAKEYSEQLGVDACIKLFEQFKSYEGLYFFLGSYLSSSEDPDIHFKYIEAAAKTGQIKEVERVTRESNFYDAEKTKNFLMEAKLPDARPLINVCDRFGFVPDLTHYLYTNNMLRYIEGYVQKVNPGNAPLVVGQLLDDECPEDFIKGLILSVRSLLPVEPLVDECEKRNRLRLLTQFLEHLVSEGSQDVHVHNALGKIIIDSNNNPEHFLTTNPYYDSRVVGKYCEKRDPTLAVVAYRRGQCDDELINVTNKNSLFKLQARYVVERMDGDLWDKVLNPENEYRRQLIDQVVSTALPESKSPEQVSAAVKAFMTADLPHELIELLEKIVLQNSAFSGNFNLQNLLILTAIKADPSRVMDYVNRLDNFDGPAVGEVAVEAQLYEEAFAIFKKFNLNVQAVNVLLDNIQNIARAVEFAFRVEEDAVWSQVGKAQLRDGLVSDAIESFIRADDATQFLEVIHAAEDGDVYHDLVRYLLMVRQKTKEPKVDSELIYSYAKIDRLGDIEEFILMPNVANLHNVGDRLYDEALYEAAKIIYAFISNWAKLAVTLVKLKQFQGAVDAARKANSSKTWKEVCFACVDAEEFRLAQICGLNIIVQVDDLEEVSEYYQNRGCFNELISLMESGLGLERAHMGIFTELGVLYARYRHEKLMEHIKLFSTRLNIPKLIRACDEQQHWKELVYLYIQYDEFDNAASTVMNHSPDAWDHMQFKDIAVKVANVELYYKAVHFYLQEHPDLINDMLNVLALRVDHTRVVDIMRKAGYLHLVKPYMVAVQSNDISAVNEALNEIYVEEEDYDRLRESIDLHDNFDQIGLAQKIEKHELLEMRRVAAYIYKKAGRWKQSIALSKKDNLYKDAMETASQSGDRELAEDLLVYFIEQGKKECFASCLFVCYDLIRADVALELAWMNNMIDFAFPYLLQFIREYTGKVDELIKDKIEAAKEMKAKESEEKDVIKQQNMYAQLLPLALPAPPGMGGAGMSGYGQPPPQGMGGMGMPPMPPFGMPPMGGY; encoded by the exons ATGGCGGCCGCGAACGCTCCGATCACTATGAAAGAGGCGCTTACG TTGCCTAGTATTGGGATCAATGCACAATTCATCACCTTTACGAATGTTACAATGGAATCGGAGAAGTATATATGTGTTCGGGAGACTGCACCACAGAACAGTGTAGTAATTATTGATATGAGCATGCCGTCGCAGCCTTTGAGGAGGCCTATTACTGCTGATTCGGCTCTCATGAATCCGAATTCGAGAATTCTTGCTTTGAAAG CTTCACTTCCTGGAACTACTCAGGACCACTTACAAATATTTAACATTGAGCTGAAGGCAAAAATTAAGTCATACCAGATGCCGGAGCAG GTGGTGTTTTGGAAGTGGATCACACCGAAATTGTTGGGTTTGGTCACTCAAGCCTCTGTGTATCATTGGTCTATTGAAG GCGAGTCCGAACCTGTTAAAATGTTTGATAGAACAGCTAATTTGGCAAACAATCAGATTATAAATTATAGATGCGATCCGTCAGAGAAATGGCTGGTTCTGATTGGAATTGCTCCCGGTTCACCTGAT AGGCCCCAATTGGTGAAGGGCAACATGCAACTTTTTTCTGTGGATCAGCAGCGCAGTCAGGCTCTTGAAGCACATGCAGCCTCATTTGCCTCATTTAAG GTTCAAGGGAATGAGAATCCATCAATTCTTATTTCTTTTGCAACAAAAAGCTCAAATGCTGGACAAGTTACATCAAAATTGCATGTTATCGAGCTCGGTGCCCAGCCAG GGAAAGCAGCTTTTACAAAGAAACAAGCAGATCTGTTCTTTCCTCCTGATTTTAATGACGATTTTCCAGTTGCCATGCAG ATATCCCATAAATACAGTTTGATTTATGTGATTACCAAGCTAGGACTTCTATTTGTTTATGATCTTGAAACAGCAACTGCAGTCTACAGAAATAGGATTAGCCCAGATCCGATTTTCTTAACATCAGAAGCTTCATCTGCTGGGGGTTTCTATGCCATTAATAGAAGAGGTCAAGTGTTACTTGCTACTGTAAATGAATCTACTATTGTGCCTTTTGTCAGTGGCCAA TTGAATAACCTTGAACTTGCTGTCAATCTTGCTAAAAGAGGAAACCTACCCGGTGCAGAGAATTTG GTGGTTCAGCGGTTCCAAGAGCTATTTGCTCAAACAAAGTACAAGGAGGCTGCTGAACTAGCTGCAGATTCTCCTCAAGGAATCCTCCGTACCCCCGACACAGTTGCCAAATTTCAG AGCGTTCCTGTCCAAGCTGGACAGACTCCGCCTCTCCTACAGTACTTTGGAACACTACTGACAAAGGGAAAGCTAAATGCATTCGAGTCTCTAGAACTTTCTCGGCTTGTTGTGAATCAAAATAAGAAGAATCTTTTGGAGAACTGGTTGGCTGAGGACAAACTGGAATGTAGCGAGGAACTTGGGGACCTCGTTAag ACTGTTGATAATGATCTTGCCTTGAAAATTTATATCAAAGCAAGAGCAACTCCAAAAGTCGTGGCTGCTTTTGCTGAAAGAAGAGAGTTTGACAAAATTCTTATCTACTCCAAACAG GTCGGCTATACACCTGATTATCTGTTCCTCCTGCAAACAATCCTTAGATCAGATCCCCAG GGAGCTGTAAATTTTGCACTCATGATGTCGCAAATGGAGGGAGGTTGTCCAGTTGACTACAACACCATAACTGATCTTTTTCTTCAG AGGAACCTGATCCGTGAGGCAACAGCATTTTTGTTGGACGTTTTGAAGCCAAATTTGCCAGAACACGCTTTCTTACAAACTAAG GTTTTGGAAATAAACCTTGTTACCTTTCCAAATGTTGCTGATGCTATTTTAGCAAATGGCATGTTTAGCCATTATGATCGTCCTCGGATTGCCCAACTTTGTGAAAAAGCCGGTCTTTATGTTCGAGCTCTTCAG CACTACGCAGAGTTGCCTGATATTAAACGTGTTATCGTGAATACTCATGCAATTGAGCCACAGGTTTGTCTTTACTTCCTGTTCTTGTGCTTGCTGGTGTCTCAGAATATTCTCGTACTTACAATACATTTTTTTTCCCAGTCCCTTGTGGAATTCTTTGGCACCCTATCCAAAGAATGGGCTTTGGAATGCATGAAGGACCTTTTACTTGTCAATCTGAGAGGCAACCTTCAGATTATTGTCCAG GTTGCCAAAGAATATTCCGAGCAGTTGGGCGTGGATGCTTGTATAAAACTCTTTGAGCAATTTAAGTCATATGAGGGGCTGTACTTCTTCCTTGGGTCTTATCTGAGCTCTAG TGAGGATCCTGATATTCACTTCAAGTACATTGAGGCAGCTGCTAAGACTGGACAAATCAAGGAAGTTGAGCGTGTGACAAGAGAATCAAATTTCTATGATGCTGAAAAAACAAAGAACTTTTTAATGGAAGCCAAACTTCCAGATGCACGCCCACTGATTAATGTTTGTGACCGCTTCGGTTTCGTTCCAGATCTTACACACTACCTATATACAAACAATATGCTTCGCTATATTGAAGGTTATGTGCAGAAG GTCAATCCTGGAAATGCTCCTTTGGTTGTCGGGCAACTGCTAGATGATGAGTGTCCTGAAGATTTCATTAAAGGTCTGATCCTATCGGTACGATCTCTTCTTCCAGTTGAACCCCTGGTGGATGAGTGTGAGAAAAG GAATCGGCTTCGGTTACTTACCCAGTTTTTGGAGCATCTTGTGAGTGAAGGAAGTCAGGATGTACATGTTCATAATGCTCTTGGTAAGATCATCATAGATAGCAACAACAATCCAGAACACTTTCTCACTACCAACCCGTATTATGATTCCCGTGTGGTTGGAAAATACTGTGAGAAGCGAGATCCAACACTTGCTGTGGTCGCATATCGGAGAGGGCAATGTGATGATGAATTGATTAATGTTACGAACAAGAATTCTTTGTTCAAATTGCAGGCCAG GTATGTTGTTGAAAGGATGGATGGAGATCTCTGGGACAAGGTTCTTAATCCCGAAAATGAATATAGAAGACAGCTCATTGATCAAGTCGTTTCTACTGCTCTTCCCGAAAGCAAGAGCCCTGAGCAAGTTTCTGCCGCTGTTAAAGCTTTCATGACTGCTGATCTTCCTCATGAGTTAATTGAGCTCTTGGAAAAGATAGTGCTTCAGAACTCTGCATTTAGTGGGAACTTTAACCTGCAGAACTTGCTTATCTTAACTGCCATTAAGGCCGATCCGTCTAGAGTAATGGACTACGTTAATAGGCTGGATAATTTCGACGGACCTGCTGTTGGGGAGGTGGCAGTGGAAGCACAGTTGTATGAAGAAGCTTTTGCAATTTTCAAGAAGTTTAACTTGAATGTCCAAGCTGTTAATGTTCTACTGGATAATATTCAAAATATTGCACGGGCTGTAGAGTTTGCTTTTCGAGTTGAAGAAGATGCAGTTTGGAGCCAGGTGGGTAAAGCTCAACTGAGGGATGGTTTGGTAAGCGATGCGATTGAGTCATTTATTCGTGCTGATGATGCAACTCAATTTCTGGAAGTTATTCATGCTGCTGAGGATGGTGATGTTTATCACGACTTGGTAAGATACCTTCTGATGGTTAGGCAGAAGACAAAAGAGCCCAAGGTGGACAGTGAACTTATCTATTCCTATGCAAAGATTGATAGACTTGGTGACATTGAAGAGTTCATTCTCATGCCAAATGTTGCTAATCTGCATAATGTCGGGGACCGGTTGTATGATGAAGCCTTGTATGAGGCAGCGAAGATAATCTATGCATTTATTTCTAACTGGGCCAAGTTGGCTGTCACCCTTGTTAAACTAAAACAATTCCAAGGTGCTGTTGATGCCGCTCGAAAAGCAAATAGCTCAAAAACATGGAAAGAAGTTTGTTTTGCTTGTGTTGATGCAGAAGAGTTCCGTTTGGCTCAGATTTGTGGTCTCAATATTATTGTCCAG GTTGATGACTTAGAAGAGGTCAGCGAGTACTATCAGAACAGAGGATGCTTTAATGAACTGATCTCTCTTATGGAGAGTGGTTTAGGGTTGGAACGTGCTCATATGGGAATCTTCACTGAGTTGGGGGTCCTCTATGCTAGATATCGCCACGAGAAGCTTATGGAGCATATTAAACTATTTTCTACCCGTCTCAACATCCCCAAGCTTATTCGAGCTTGTGATGAACAACAACATTGGAAGGAGCTTGTGTACTTGTATATTCAGTATGATGAATTTGACAATGCTGCTTCGACTGTTATGAATCATTCCCCAGATGCTTGGGATCACATGCAATTCAAAGATATTGCAGTTAAAGTGGCAAACGTAGAGCTTTATTACAAGGCTGTCCACTTTTACTTACAAGAGCATCCTGATCTTATCAATGATATGCTCAATGTTCTAGCACTACGTGTTGACCATACACGTGTGGTTGATATTATGCGGAAG GCGGGTTATCTGCATCTTGTGAAGCCCTACATGGTTGCAGTTCAGAGCAATGATATATCTGCAGTCAATGAGGCTCTAAATGAAATTTATGTAGAGGAGGAAGACTATGACAGGTTGCGTGAGTCGATTGACTTGCATGATAACTTTGATCAGATCGGCCTTGCACAGAAG ATTGAGAAGCATGAACTTCTTGAGATGAGAAGAGTAGCTGCTTATATTTACAAAAAAGCTGGCAGATGGAAGCAGTCTATTGCGCTTTCTAAGAAAGACAATCTTTACAAAGATGCAATGGAGACTGCTTCACAATCTGGAGATCGTGAACTGGCTGAGGACTTGCTTGTATATTTCATTGAGCAG GGAAAGAAGGAATGCTTTGCATCATGCCTCTTCGTTTGTTATGATTTGATTCGTGCTGATGTTGCTCTTGAACTCGCTTGGATGAATAACATGATTGACTTTGCATTCCCGTACCTGTTGCAG TTTATACGTGAGTACACAGGCAAAGTTGATGAATTAATTAAGGACAAAATAGAGGCAGCTAAAGAAATGAAGGCTAAGGAAAGTGAAGAGAAGGATGTGATTAAGCAACAG AATATGTATGCCCAGTTGTTGCCTCTTGCTTTGCCGGCACCACCGGGTATGGGAGGAGCTGGAATGTCAGGATATGGCCAGCCACCACCACAAGGTATGGGAGGAATGGGGATGCCTCCAATGCCCCCATTTGGCATGCCACCAATGGGAGGATATTGA